The segment GCTGGTTAGGGCCTTGGTTGAGACTTCTGTACGTGAATACCATGCCGGAATAGAGCCTGCGGCCGTGCCTACGGTTATTCTTTACGGATGGCGTCTTGGCAGGCAAGCAATTTTGGACTGTGCACCGAACTGCTGGACTTCGGAACATTCCGCCCGGAGCCCGCCGCGGACGTCGTCTGGTCGTTGGTGGAGTACCTGGAACCTGTGCTCGCCGAACAGGGTGAATTCGACTTGGTCCAAACCGGCGTGGCAGCCATCCTGAGCCGCGGAACGGCGCCATCGAGCAGCGGGGTGTTGCCGAACGCTGGAGCCAGAACGGGAGCGCGCCCGACGCCGTCGGACTGGCCGCCGTCGTCGAGCACGCCGTTCAGATCACGATGCGCTCGGAGAAGGACGAGGGCGACACAAAGCCGCAGCCCGTCCTCACCTGGGTGCGCCAGGACTGGCGCGAAGCGCCGAGCTAGACCTGCTTGAGGGCCCGTTCCAGATCCCGGACGAGGTCGTCCACATCCTCCAGCCCCACTGAAAGCCGCACGACGCCGTCGCTCAGGCCGATGGCCGCGCGGCCTTCCGGACCCATGGCGCGGTGGGTGGTGGTGGCGGGGTGGGTGATGAGGGACTTGGAGTCGCCTAGGTTGTTCGAGATATCGATGATGGCGAGTCCGTCCAGCAACGCGAAAGCGGCCTCTTTGGCCGATCGCCCGGCGGAAGGGAGCAGCTCGAAGGTCAGGACCGTGCCGCCGGCTTTCATTTGCTTCGCGGCGAGCTCGTACTGGGGGTGGGACTTAAGCAGCGGATACTTGACCCAGCTGATGGCCGGTTGTTCCTCGAGCCATTCTGCGATCCGCAACGCCGACGCCGAGGAGTGGTTTACTCGCAGCGCCATGGTTTCCAGGCCCTTGGTCAGCACCCAGGCGTTGAACGCGGAAAGCGATGGTCCTGTGTGTCGCATGAGTTGCTTGACGGGACCTTCGATGAACTCCTTGGTGCCCAGGATCGCTCCGCCCAGGACCCGGCCTTGGCCATCGATGTGTTTGGTGCCCGAGTAGACAATCACGTCGGCGCCGAGTTCGCCACAACGCTGCAGCAGCGGAGTGGCAAAGACATTGTCGACGACGACGGTAGCGCCCGCGGCGTGGGCCAGCTCGCTCACGGCGGCGATGTCCACGATTTCCTGCATCGGGTTCGACGGCGACTCGAAAAACACTGCGGTGGTGGGTTCGGACAACGCGGCGCGCCACTGATCCAGGTCCGGTCCGTCAACGAAGACCGTCTCGACGCCCCAGCGGGGCAGGATCTCGTTGAGGATGACGAAGCAGGAACCGAACAGCGAACGCGCGGCAACCACACGGTCACCGGCGGCCAGCAACGCACCAAGCGCGGTGAAGACAGCGGACATGCCCGACGCCGTCGCGAAGCATGCTTCGGTGCCTTCGAGCAGGCGGAGCCGCTCCTGGAACGTTGCAACCGAGGGGTTGCCGTAACGAGAGTAGACGAAGCGCTCGTCTTCGCCCGTAAACGCGCGCTCGGCGGCTGCCGCGGATTCGTAGACGAAGCCGGAATTCAGGAAGACAGCTTCGGAGGTCTCCTGGAAATTGGTGCGGTCAAGGCCGCCGCGGACTGCCTGGGTCTCAGGGTTCCAGCCAGCGGCGTCAGGATTGAATGTCACTTAGATCTTCCCCAGATTCGTAGGAAGTCCACGGTTTTTCCAACCATTCACGGTTCGCTCGCCGTAGCGGTCCGGTTCGCCCTCAAAGCCTTCAAGGACGTTGTAGGCGGTGTAGCCGGCCTGTGTTGCGGCACTGGCGGCGGCGATTGATCGCTGTCCGGAACGGCAGAGGAAGACCAGTTCGGTGGCATCCGCCTCCGGGGCCTGTTGCTTGAGCTGCTCGATAAATCCCGAGTTGGGGATCCCGCCGGCAAGGTTCCACTGAATGAACAGGGGATCGTTTCCTTTGTTGTTCGCAGACGCGGTGTCCGGGATGCCGATGTGGGCCCACTCGCCTTCGGTGCGGACGTCCACCAGGATGGCGCCTTGCTCCAGTTTGGCCCAGGCGTCGTGCGGGCTCAGGTCGCCGGCGTAGCTCATGCGTGGCCCTCGCCGTCGAACTCTTCATCAAGCTGGTCCACCGCATTGGCAACCGCGGCATCCGCGCTGGCGATTGCCGCGGGGAGGACGATGGCCTGCGCCACGATCACGTCCGTGCCGTTGAATGTCGCGGCCGGGCTGCCGTGCAACACGTATCCCTCGGCAAGGGCGGTAGAGATCCGCTCACAGAATTCCTTGGTATCAGGACCCGTGATGAGACGGTAGGAGAGTTTTTCTTCAGTGGGTTCAGGCATTGGTGCTCCTCAGTCACGCTTGCAGTTCGAAAGTGTCGATACGCCGAGTAGTCACCTGAGGCACCCCGCCGGAGAGAGGGTTGCCGACCAGCAAGTCAGGGCTTCGCGCTGGTGCTCATTACTCAAGAAGAAAATAACATCCATGACGGCGGCCTGCATTACCGGCAGTCGTCATGTTCCGTAACCGGGCGGCAACGCCGGTGGGTGGTGGGGACTAGGCCTCGGTTTGGTTGGGCAGTTGTTCCAGGCTTGCTTGGAGCCGCTGCGGCAGGGCATCAGTCCGTGGCGCTACTCCCGTGGGGAGCGATGAAACGTGGAGCCTTGATGCTTCCGGATTTCGAGTAACTCGTGGACGGATATCCCGGTGGCTGTCGCCAGCGCGTGCAGCGAGAGGCTGTTGTGATGAGCCAAGGCAAAAACCACGCCGGACAGGGCCTCGAAACCTTCAGTTTCGTAGATTTCCTGCACCAGCTTGGACATGCCGTTCGCATCATCGATTGATCCCGCTGACGCGGCAGTCGCCATGGCGGTCAGCGACCATGCAGCAGAGTCGGGGCTGATGTAGATGCTCATGTCGATACCCTACGGACTCGGGCCCTCTGGGGGAATGGGCGGCGTCTTCCTCATTAACCCAACTGACTCGCAGTTGTTGTCGTTTTGAGCCCTCAGAACGACAACAACTGCGAGTTAGTTGGGGAAGAAGCCTGATGCGCCGGCCCCAGAACCGGCGCATCAGACGTTTCTATCCGGACGCCAAGCGCAGGATCAGCGCTGCATGCCCGGGGAACCTCGAAACGAGGGACTCGATGTCCTTTTCCGTTGGCTTCGCCGAGTCCGATCTCTCGTAACCGGGCGAGAGGCTGCAGCTGACCAAGGCGAACCCCGGACCGGCCAACTCCGCCCCGAACCACGTGGAATGCGGGGCAACTCCTTGCAAGGTCTCGCCGGCCTCCGGGTTGGGACCGAACAGGGTTTCGGAATAGCCGAGTTCGGAATAGCCATTGTCCGGCGAGAAGACATGCAGCCTGAGGGGCGTCCCCAAGTGGAAGAACCACAACTCGTCCTGCTTCAGGGTGTGCAGCTGGAGAATCTCCCCGGTCTGCAGCAGGTACCAGTTGGAACTGTAGAGCGGGTGATCGACGTCGAAGCGCGGAGGCAACGCCGAACCGGTTATGTCCTCGTTGCTTACCAGGGCGGACGCGAACCAGCCGCCCACACTAGCGGGGGACATGTCCAGCCGTTTGATCCAGTCCTCAGCGGATTCAGTCATTGACCGGGTCCTTCAGGGAGAAACAGACCGTGATGCCAATGATTTCCTTGCTGCCCAGGGCGCGCAACAACCCTTTTTGGGTCACGATGTCCACATTCACCATGCCGTCTTCTTTGCTGGGGACGGCGATCGTTTCGTGGAAGTTGAGCAGGGGCTTTCCGCTCGCCATCACTTCCTTGTCGTGGGCAACGTGTTCCGCGCGCGAGTCCTGGTGCCCGATCAGTTCCGCCTTGCTCATGCTCACTAGGTCCGCGAAGTTCTGGTTGACCCACAGGAAGACCGAGTTCGCGTCCTTGACTACCCAGTACACGCCGTCCTGCCGGTCCAGCACATCGGCGACGCTCATGGGCGGAACGGTGGGAAGGAGCGCCGGGTCCAGCGCGGGGCGAAGGTCACGGCGCTGCCGCCGTTCCGCCGTCGGCCGCTAGTCTTTCGGCGAGGTCCTGCGCCAGGGCCACCATGGTCATGGTGGGGTTCCAGGACCCGCCGGTGGGCCAGAGGCTGCCGCCGGTGACGAAGACGTTCTGCACGCCGTTGAGGCGGTAGTCGGTCCCGACGACGGCGTCCTCCTCTTCGCCGATTGGCAAGCTGGAGCTTTCGTGCACCAATCCCGGTACGCGGCGCTCGGGGATTGCGGGACGCTCGGCGCCCCAGCTCCCGGCATCGGGATCCCCGTGCCAGTATTCGACGCGCTCCGCACCGGAAGGGGACAGGACCCGCTCCAGCATTTGGAAGGTTCCCTCGTCCATGGTGTCCCACGTGTCGTCGTCAGTGGCGTTGGCCAGCACCTGCAAGGTGACGTTGCAAGTGGGGTCCGCGCTGCCGGACAAGCGCAAGTGGTTCTCCGGATTGCTCTCGTCCAGTTCGCCGAGGACGGCGCAGACGAACACCAAATAGTCCTCCGATGACCGCAGCTGTGCCAGCGAAGCCGTGGCGACGACGTCGGGGGCGTAGCGTTCGGACTTCTGGGCGTTCTTGTCCGGGAAACGGTCCGAGAGGACCGAGAGTTGCACGTGATACTGCATGCCGGCCGGGCTCTTGCCCGCCAAATAGATGGCCGCCAGTTCCAGCTCGCCGAGCTGTTCGCTGAAATCAAAATCCTTGCGCGGAACCCGGGCCACCACCGAGGTGATGAAGTGGGCGGCGAAGT is part of the Arthrobacter methylotrophus genome and harbors:
- a CDS encoding O-succinylhomoserine sulfhydrylase, coding for MTFNPDAAGWNPETQAVRGGLDRTNFQETSEAVFLNSGFVYESAAAAERAFTGEDERFVYSRYGNPSVATFQERLRLLEGTEACFATASGMSAVFTALGALLAAGDRVVAARSLFGSCFVILNEILPRWGVETVFVDGPDLDQWRAALSEPTTAVFFESPSNPMQEIVDIAAVSELAHAAGATVVVDNVFATPLLQRCGELGADVIVYSGTKHIDGQGRVLGGAILGTKEFIEGPVKQLMRHTGPSLSAFNAWVLTKGLETMALRVNHSSASALRIAEWLEEQPAISWVKYPLLKSHPQYELAAKQMKAGGTVLTFELLPSAGRSAKEAAFALLDGLAIIDISNNLGDSKSLITHPATTTHRAMGPEGRAAIGLSDGVVRLSVGLEDVDDLVRDLERALKQV
- a CDS encoding rhodanese-like domain-containing protein, which gives rise to MSYAGDLSPHDAWAKLEQGAILVDVRTEGEWAHIGIPDTASANNKGNDPLFIQWNLAGGIPNSGFIEQLKQQAPEADATELVFLCRSGQRSIAAASAATQAGYTAYNVLEGFEGEPDRYGERTVNGWKNRGLPTNLGKI
- a CDS encoding PAS domain-containing protein, which translates into the protein MSVADVLDRQDGVYWVVKDANSVFLWVNQNFADLVSMSKAELIGHQDSRAEHVAHDKEVMASGKPLLNFHETIAVPSKEDGMVNVDIVTQKGLLRALGSKEIIGITVCFSLKDPVND
- a CDS encoding GMC oxidoreductase encodes the protein MDFAKFSTPAVLLELSDRQAALEAQGKGAALRVVTDCTVLSVLQQDGRATALNTNRGVVNVGDANLVLAMGTLPPATLVLNSFPQVQGAGGHFAAHFITSVVARVPRKDFDFSEQLGELELAAIYLAGKSPAGMQYHVQLSVLSDRFPDKNAQKSERYAPDVVATASLAQLRSSEDYLVFVCAVLGELDESNPENHLRLSGSADPTCNVTLQVLANATDDDTWDTMDEGTFQMLERVLSPSGAERVEYWHGDPDAGSWGAERPAIPERRVPGLVHESSSLPIGEEEDAVVGTDYRLNGVQNVFVTGGSLWPTGGSWNPTMTMVALAQDLAERLAADGGTAAAP
- a CDS encoding cupin domain-containing protein, which translates into the protein MTESAEDWIKRLDMSPASVGGWFASALVSNEDITGSALPPRFDVDHPLYSSNWYLLQTGEILQLHTLKQDELWFFHLGTPLRLHVFSPDNGYSELGYSETLFGPNPEAGETLQGVAPHSTWFGAELAGPGFALVSCSLSPGYERSDSAKPTEKDIESLVSRFPGHAALILRLASG
- a CDS encoding DUF1737 domain-containing protein; this encodes MPEPTEEKLSYRLITGPDTKEFCERISTALAEGYVLHGSPAATFNGTDVIVAQAIVLPAAIASADAAVANAVDQLDEEFDGEGHA